The following are encoded together in the Oceanobacillus zhaokaii genome:
- a CDS encoding TIGR03826 family flagellar region protein — protein sequence MAELANCSRCGNVFVKGIREICQNCYKEEEEAFQTVYKFLQIQKNRTATMIEIVEATGVEEEYISKFVKEKRLLPAHFPNLAYPCDRCGADITTGKLCHDCQIELKKDLAIHDEIETISEERRIKGKETTNAYYAFNKYKRN from the coding sequence ATGGCAGAATTAGCAAATTGCTCACGTTGTGGAAATGTTTTTGTTAAAGGGATACGTGAGATCTGTCAGAATTGCTACAAGGAAGAGGAAGAAGCCTTCCAAACGGTATATAAGTTTTTACAAATACAAAAAAATAGAACAGCTACAATGATAGAAATTGTGGAAGCCACTGGAGTAGAAGAGGAATACATTTCAAAATTTGTTAAAGAAAAGCGATTATTGCCAGCCCACTTTCCAAATCTTGCCTATCCATGTGATCGATGTGGGGCGGATATTACAACAGGCAAGCTTTGTCATGATTGCCAGATTGAGCTAAAAAAGGATCTCGCAATCCATGATGAAATTGAGACAATCTCGGAAGAAAGACGCATAAAAGGAAAAGAAACAACGAATGCCTATTATGCATTTAATAAATATAAACGAAATTAA
- a CDS encoding ComF family protein, with product MMECLWCGQAIIPDITWTNLFMPEKPSPLCRVCEEQLDQLDGARCKQCSRRSDVEICLDCDWWNEHATRNTIEFNYSIFAYNPFIQEIITKWKYRGDYVLGNIFQSYFQQAFRNNFALLKKDLVIIPIPLSEERLFERGFNQAKRLAEFLPIETSDVLTRIHGEKQSKKTRTERLDSENPFFMKESLQKPAILVDDIYTTGTTLRHAASLLRDNGCPKVYTFTLIRG from the coding sequence ATGATGGAATGCTTATGGTGTGGGCAGGCAATTATTCCGGATATAACATGGACAAATTTATTTATGCCTGAAAAACCGAGCCCGTTATGCAGAGTATGTGAAGAACAATTGGATCAATTAGATGGGGCACGCTGTAAGCAATGTAGTCGTCGGTCAGATGTAGAGATATGTCTGGATTGCGATTGGTGGAATGAACATGCAACCAGAAACACGATAGAATTCAATTATTCAATTTTTGCTTATAATCCATTCATTCAAGAGATTATTACAAAATGGAAGTACCGTGGGGATTACGTTTTAGGAAATATATTCCAATCATACTTTCAGCAGGCATTTAGAAATAACTTTGCTTTGTTAAAAAAGGACCTGGTCATAATCCCTATCCCTTTAAGTGAAGAAAGACTTTTTGAAAGAGGCTTTAATCAGGCGAAGCGACTGGCAGAGTTCTTGCCGATTGAAACGAGTGATGTCTTAACGAGGATACATGGTGAAAAACAATCGAAGAAGACAAGGACAGAGCGACTTGATTCGGAAAATCCATTTTTTATGAAGGAAAGCCTTCAAAAACCTGCAATTCTTGTCGATGATATATATACAACAGGTACAACCTTAAGGCATGCAGCCAGTTTGTTAAGGGACAATGGCTGCCCGAAAGTTTATACCTTTACGTTGATACGAGGATAA
- a CDS encoding DEAD/DEAH box helicase gives MFNNQPLPENAQLDKLSFLLSGKLLLRKEIQLQDKNLQQLLKAKLLIQVKSITKRNFVHQCIRCGNQKPSLFATIPCQQCKNTHLYCRKCIEMGRVLECEPLYEWNGKSPIWTRHVTPSSWEGELTAVQQKAAMRIEIAIKNQEKELLCWAVCGSGKTEMLFPGIIEALKLGKRICIATPRADVVRELKPRIQQAFANVAVQALYGGSDEKEATAQLIIATTHQLLRFKDAFDLLIIDEIDAFPFHADPSLPFAANRAKADQSTTLYLTATPRAEHRTRINHKKLAHIFVPIRFHGHPLPIPKMNMVFSLKKDLKNNNPPAAFLNWIRKRQNPSRQLLIFVPTIRLAEQLQGTLANKLLKEQIIPTKNKLLFVHAEDSDRAEKVNQFRMKELYVLITTTILERGVTFPSVDVAILDAGHVVFDEAALVQIAGRAGRSADDPTGEVIFFHDGKTEAMVQAIKSIKMMNKRGGFA, from the coding sequence ATGTTTAACAATCAGCCACTTCCTGAAAATGCTCAACTAGATAAACTCTCCTTTTTATTGTCAGGAAAACTCCTCTTACGAAAGGAAATACAGCTTCAGGATAAAAATCTCCAGCAATTACTTAAAGCAAAATTACTAATCCAAGTGAAATCAATTACTAAGAGAAACTTCGTCCATCAATGTATACGGTGTGGAAACCAGAAACCGAGTTTATTTGCAACGATTCCATGCCAACAATGTAAGAATACCCATCTTTATTGTCGCAAGTGCATTGAAATGGGAAGGGTTCTTGAATGTGAACCACTTTATGAATGGAATGGCAAGAGTCCAATCTGGACACGGCACGTAACACCAAGTTCTTGGGAGGGCGAGCTTACAGCTGTCCAACAAAAAGCAGCGATGCGAATCGAAATAGCGATCAAGAATCAGGAGAAAGAGCTCTTATGCTGGGCTGTTTGCGGATCGGGAAAAACGGAAATGCTTTTTCCAGGGATTATCGAAGCATTAAAGCTTGGAAAACGAATATGTATTGCAACACCTAGAGCAGATGTTGTACGGGAGCTTAAGCCAAGAATCCAACAAGCTTTTGCAAATGTAGCTGTCCAAGCTTTATATGGCGGCAGTGATGAGAAAGAGGCGACCGCGCAGCTCATCATCGCAACGACCCACCAATTATTAAGGTTTAAAGATGCATTCGATTTATTAATCATTGATGAAATTGATGCTTTTCCCTTTCATGCCGATCCATCGTTGCCATTTGCTGCGAATCGGGCGAAAGCAGACCAAAGTACAACACTTTATCTAACCGCAACTCCAAGAGCGGAACATCGGACAAGAATAAATCATAAGAAGCTTGCCCATATATTTGTACCGATTCGATTCCATGGCCATCCCCTACCAATACCGAAAATGAACATGGTATTTTCATTAAAAAAGGATTTAAAAAATAATAATCCCCCTGCAGCCTTTCTTAACTGGATCCGGAAGCGTCAGAACCCTTCCAGACAATTACTCATCTTTGTTCCTACCATTCGTTTAGCTGAACAATTACAGGGTACATTGGCTAATAAACTCCTTAAAGAACAAATCATACCAACTAAAAATAAACTGCTTTTCGTGCATGCTGAGGATTCAGACCGAGCGGAGAAGGTTAACCAATTTCGAATGAAGGAGCTGTACGTTTTAATTACAACCACAATCTTGGAAAGGGGTGTAACTTTTCCCTCTGTAGATGTAGCGATTCTAGATGCAGGGCATGTAGTATTTGATGAAGCAGCCTTAGTGCAAATTGCTGGCAGAGCTGGAAGAAGTGCAGATGACCCAACTGGTGAGGTAATCTTTTTCCATGATGGCAAAACAGAGGCGATGGTACAAGCCATTAAATCAATCAAGATGATGAATAAACGTGGAGGATTTGCATGA
- a CDS encoding DegV family protein codes for MKIAVMTDSTAYLPSEIKEELNIHMVPLSVVFEDTSYEEEIDITSEEFYQKIKEVKELPTTSQPSIGLITTKLEELAKEYDAVISLHLSSGISGTYQAVASAGNMVEGIDVYPYDSELSCMGLGFYVLEAVKMANENKTPQEILARLDEMKQSMRAYFMVENLSNLHRGGRLNGAQALVGSLLQVKPILHFVDKVIVPFEKIRTTKKALNRIIGMLEEDAANGNELRVSFIHANNKQGAINLRNAFLEKYPSTETSINYFGPVIGTHLGEGALGVVWYQK; via the coding sequence ATGAAAATTGCTGTAATGACAGATAGTACAGCCTATCTTCCATCAGAAATAAAGGAAGAACTTAATATTCATATGGTTCCATTAAGTGTTGTATTTGAAGATACATCCTATGAAGAAGAAATTGACATTACTTCCGAGGAATTTTACCAAAAGATTAAAGAAGTGAAAGAATTACCAACTACTTCACAGCCATCAATCGGGCTAATAACGACAAAACTTGAGGAGCTTGCTAAAGAATATGATGCAGTAATATCTTTGCATCTTTCAAGCGGAATTAGTGGTACATACCAAGCTGTAGCAAGTGCCGGAAACATGGTGGAAGGCATCGACGTATATCCTTATGATTCTGAGCTTAGTTGTATGGGATTAGGGTTTTATGTGCTTGAGGCGGTGAAAATGGCGAATGAAAATAAAACACCTCAGGAGATTCTTGCAAGATTGGATGAAATGAAACAGAGCATGCGCGCCTATTTTATGGTAGAGAATCTCAGCAATCTCCATCGAGGCGGCAGACTCAATGGTGCACAAGCACTTGTGGGCAGTTTGTTGCAAGTAAAGCCAATACTCCATTTTGTTGATAAAGTAATTGTTCCATTTGAAAAAATTCGCACTACGAAAAAAGCCCTAAATCGAATTATCGGCATGCTCGAGGAGGATGCTGCAAATGGAAACGAGCTTCGTGTATCATTCATCCACGCGAATAATAAACAAGGCGCCATCAATTTACGTAATGCATTTTTAGAAAAATACCCTTCAACTGAGACATCAATCAACTATTTCGGCCCGGTAATCGGCACACATTTAGGAGAAGGCGCACTCGGTGTTGTTTGGTACCAAAAGTAG
- a CDS encoding response regulator, with protein MNEEKRISVVLIDDHKLFREGVKRILEFEPTFDVVAEGEDGTEASKLVKENNPDVVLMDINMPNMNGVQATADLVRYFPNTKVIILSIHDDESYVTHALKTGAQGYLLKEMDSDSLIEAIKVVSEGGSYLHPKVTHNLVLEYRRLAKESAITNIDHGIEYRKPLHLLTKRECQVLQLLADGKSNRAVAETLYISEKTVKNHVSNILQKMNVNDRTQAVVSAIKKGWVEVI; from the coding sequence ATGAATGAAGAAAAACGTATTAGTGTTGTATTAATTGATGACCATAAATTATTTCGCGAAGGGGTAAAACGCATATTAGAGTTTGAACCGACTTTTGATGTAGTTGCGGAAGGGGAAGATGGAACAGAAGCTTCCAAATTGGTGAAGGAGAATAATCCAGATGTTGTACTTATGGATATCAATATGCCGAATATGAATGGCGTGCAAGCAACAGCAGATCTTGTTCGATATTTCCCTAATACAAAAGTAATTATCTTGTCCATTCACGATGATGAAAGCTATGTAACACATGCACTTAAAACAGGTGCACAAGGTTATCTCTTAAAAGAAATGGATTCTGATTCATTGATTGAAGCGATTAAAGTAGTGAGTGAGGGTGGTTCTTATCTTCATCCGAAAGTAACACATAATCTCGTTCTAGAATATCGCCGCCTTGCGAAAGAAAGTGCAATCACGAACATTGACCATGGTATTGAATACCGTAAGCCATTACACTTACTTACTAAGCGAGAATGCCAAGTGCTGCAATTACTTGCAGATGGCAAGAGTAACCGTGCTGTTGCAGAAACCTTATATATAAGTGAGAAAACAGTGAAAAACCACGTAAGTAATATTTTACAAAAAATGAATGTTAATGACCGTACGCAAGCAGTAGTCTCGGCAATAAAAAAAGGCTGGGTGGAAGTAATATAA
- a CDS encoding sensor histidine kinase produces the protein MAVKISDKALDHVIDEMIGVVENSKDEIFYISEGARTEHEQLVTELKETKEKVLKHIENGDQLEQKVYYSRQRLAEVSKYFDRYSEDQIRDVYEKTHRMQTKLAMLRQEEQILREKRDDLERRLINLSKTIERAEGLAGKVSVILTYLQDDFRQVNEMIENAKEKQAFGLKIIEAQEEERRKISREIHDGPAQMLANILLRSELVERSYRQGAVEEALAEIRSVRKMIRSSLYEVRRIIYDLRPMALDDLGLVPTIKKYIANIADYNNMKIDFTVLGEETRLNQKYEVAFFRLVQESVQNAIKHAEAREIQVKFEIRKNSLTMVIKDNGKGFDPKVKNEKSFGLIGMKERVEMLDGSLTIDSIIGRGTTIIIRVPYKAV, from the coding sequence ATGGCAGTTAAGATTAGTGACAAAGCATTAGATCATGTTATTGACGAAATGATTGGTGTCGTTGAAAATAGTAAGGATGAGATATTCTACATAAGTGAAGGAGCTCGCACAGAACATGAGCAGCTTGTAACAGAGTTAAAAGAAACGAAGGAAAAAGTGCTAAAGCACATTGAAAATGGTGATCAGCTTGAACAGAAAGTCTATTATTCAAGACAACGGTTAGCAGAAGTGAGCAAATACTTTGATCGATATTCAGAAGATCAGATTCGTGATGTTTACGAAAAAACGCATCGGATGCAAACCAAGTTAGCGATGCTTCGTCAAGAAGAACAAATTTTGCGAGAAAAACGTGATGACTTAGAGAGAAGACTCATTAATTTATCGAAGACAATTGAAAGAGCAGAAGGATTAGCAGGTAAGGTTTCTGTTATCCTAACTTATTTACAGGATGATTTTAGACAAGTAAATGAAATGATTGAAAATGCTAAAGAAAAGCAAGCTTTTGGATTGAAAATTATTGAGGCACAGGAAGAAGAGCGCCGCAAGATTTCAAGAGAAATCCATGATGGTCCTGCGCAAATGCTCGCAAATATCCTGCTTCGATCAGAGCTTGTTGAGCGGTCATACCGTCAAGGTGCTGTTGAGGAAGCATTAGCAGAAATAAGAAGTGTTCGAAAGATGATTCGTTCTTCGCTATATGAAGTAAGAAGAATTATTTACGATTTAAGACCAATGGCACTTGATGACCTCGGATTAGTGCCTACAATTAAGAAATATATTGCAAACATTGCGGATTATAATAATATGAAAATTGACTTTACTGTACTTGGAGAAGAAACACGTTTAAATCAAAAATACGAAGTTGCCTTTTTCCGACTCGTTCAAGAATCTGTTCAAAATGCGATTAAACATGCAGAAGCAAGAGAGATTCAAGTTAAATTTGAAATACGCAAAAATAGCTTGACAATGGTAATTAAAGACAATGGAAAAGGGTTTGATCCAAAAGTAAAGAATGAAAAATCATTTGGACTGATAGGCATGAAGGAACGTGTAGAAATGTTAGATGGCAGCCTAACAATTGATTCCATAATCGGAAGAGGAACGACAATTATTATTCGAGTTCCATATAAAGCCGTATAA
- a CDS encoding YigZ family protein, producing MLSTYFTVKKEGNDEQMIRKSRFIGYVKRVETEEAAVNFIQEIKKKHHDATHNCSAYIIGEHDQIQKANDDGEPSGTAGVPILEVLKKQQLKDTAVVVTRYFGGIKLGAGGLIRAYGGTTSIAIKTTGIVKRQRMQGFSVTVDYGLLGKLENVLRNSHHILEDIHYLENVEFIVFVKDGEELSFKDWIVDLTNDQALIEETEAKYIEIDVESTVEEEIE from the coding sequence ATGTTATCTACTTACTTTACAGTAAAAAAAGAAGGTAACGATGAGCAGATGATTCGAAAATCACGTTTTATCGGCTATGTAAAACGTGTGGAAACAGAAGAAGCTGCAGTTAATTTCATACAAGAAATAAAGAAAAAGCATCATGATGCGACCCATAATTGTTCAGCCTATATTATTGGAGAACATGATCAAATTCAAAAAGCGAATGATGATGGTGAGCCAAGTGGTACAGCTGGTGTACCTATCTTAGAAGTATTGAAGAAACAGCAATTAAAGGATACCGCGGTTGTAGTAACTAGATATTTCGGTGGAATTAAGCTTGGAGCAGGGGGATTAATACGCGCTTATGGCGGAACGACATCGATTGCAATTAAAACAACTGGGATAGTGAAACGGCAAAGAATGCAAGGCTTCTCTGTAACAGTAGATTACGGGCTTTTAGGAAAGCTGGAAAATGTATTGCGTAACTCCCATCATATCCTTGAGGATATCCATTATCTGGAAAATGTGGAATTTATTGTATTTGTTAAAGATGGTGAGGAACTGAGCTTCAAAGATTGGATTGTTGACCTTACAAATGACCAAGCATTAATTGAAGAAACAGAAGCAAAATATATTGAGATTGACGTTGAATCAACAGTAGAAGAAGAAATAGAGTAA
- a CDS encoding VanZ family protein, with amino-acid sequence MRKFWYWLLPLSWMGVIFYSSGTPYENQDIKPLLGNFFDFSFLEPALGWISFTYHNSVVSVDSLGVEGFIEFFIRKGAHVTVFFLLLCFVYLAISKTSGMMFYKRMILSFLLSAAYAILDEIHQGFTPNRTPYIGDVVIDSIGAILAILLIAIIRWWKMKKVKKTT; translated from the coding sequence ATGCGAAAATTTTGGTACTGGCTATTGCCTTTAAGTTGGATGGGTGTCATTTTTTATTCCTCTGGCACTCCTTATGAAAATCAGGACATTAAACCATTATTAGGAAATTTCTTTGATTTTTCCTTTTTAGAACCGGCTCTTGGGTGGATAAGCTTTACCTATCATAATAGTGTTGTAAGTGTTGATTCACTTGGCGTAGAGGGGTTTATTGAGTTCTTTATTCGTAAAGGTGCACATGTTACGGTGTTTTTCCTTTTATTATGTTTTGTTTATCTTGCAATATCTAAAACAAGTGGAATGATGTTCTATAAACGAATGATACTTTCATTTTTGTTGTCAGCAGCATATGCTATCTTAGATGAAATTCATCAAGGCTTTACACCAAATCGTACACCATATATTGGAGATGTAGTGATTGACAGTATTGGCGCAATTCTTGCCATCCTTCTTATTGCTATCATTCGATGGTGGAAAATGAAAAAAGTGAAGAAAACGACATAA
- a CDS encoding helix-turn-helix domain-containing protein translates to MIGEKIKKLRQDKKLSISELAERAGVAKSYLSSIERNLQSNPSIQFIEKISSVLGVSVNDLINDNSPTDPAELDDEWLKIVKDAMESGVTKEQFKEYLEFNKWRKKHESL, encoded by the coding sequence TTGATAGGTGAAAAAATCAAAAAATTACGTCAGGATAAAAAACTATCTATATCAGAACTTGCCGAGCGTGCAGGTGTAGCAAAATCATATTTAAGTTCCATTGAACGAAACCTTCAATCAAATCCATCGATCCAGTTTATCGAGAAGATTAGCAGTGTCTTAGGTGTATCTGTAAATGACTTAATTAATGATAATAGTCCCACAGATCCGGCAGAACTAGATGATGAATGGTTAAAAATCGTCAAAGATGCAATGGAATCTGGAGTTACTAAAGAGCAGTTTAAAGAGTACTTAGAATTCAACAAATGGCGAAAAAAACATGAAAGTTTATGA
- a CDS encoding anti-repressor SinI family protein gives MVNTIEDIVLDYEWITLIKEAKVLGITIEEIRLFLNDVRE, from the coding sequence GTGGTGAATACAATAGAAGATATTGTGTTAGATTACGAATGGATTACACTTATTAAAGAAGCAAAAGTGTTAGGAATAACCATTGAAGAAATCCGCCTCTTTCTCAACGATGTCAGGGAATAA
- a CDS encoding LCP family protein: protein MVSRAEKRHNKKKRKWPYWVGGIILAILLIGVGFAVYIWNELGNTIETMHSPLSRDDDPERQKEIETIFKDTESVNALLLGVDERSGDRGRSDTMILLSLNPKTNSMTMLSIPRDTYVNIPGRGMDKINHAYAFGGTELSVQTVEEAFNLPVHVYARVNMEGFQQGIDALGGVTVNNSLAFSQGGSTFPEGEIRLNGKEALDYIRMRKGDPRGDLGRNERQRNVITAAMKEGANFSSITKIGEILNILGGNVQTDLDMEKIQTLFSSYRNTGSKVTTLEINGSGQTMNGVWYYVVPDSEFNRIHDEVTAHMEAN, encoded by the coding sequence GTGGTTTCTAGAGCAGAAAAAAGACATAATAAGAAAAAACGCAAATGGCCTTACTGGGTCGGGGGAATTATACTTGCCATACTTTTAATTGGTGTAGGTTTCGCCGTATACATTTGGAATGAACTTGGAAATACAATTGAGACGATGCACAGCCCACTATCAAGAGATGATGATCCCGAACGACAAAAGGAAATTGAAACGATTTTCAAAGATACGGAATCAGTAAACGCACTGCTTCTTGGCGTTGATGAACGCTCGGGCGATAGAGGACGTTCTGATACAATGATTCTGCTTTCATTAAATCCAAAAACAAATTCAATGACGATGCTGAGTATTCCAAGAGATACGTATGTAAATATTCCAGGTCGTGGCATGGATAAGATTAATCATGCTTATGCATTCGGTGGTACGGAGTTATCCGTTCAAACGGTAGAAGAAGCATTTAATCTCCCTGTCCATGTGTATGCACGAGTTAATATGGAAGGTTTCCAGCAAGGGATTGACGCCTTAGGTGGAGTTACAGTAAATAATAGTCTCGCATTTTCTCAAGGTGGTTCAACCTTCCCTGAAGGTGAAATTCGATTAAACGGTAAAGAAGCGCTGGATTATATCCGTATGCGTAAAGGAGACCCACGAGGTGACTTAGGTAGAAATGAACGTCAAAGAAACGTAATTACTGCCGCAATGAAAGAAGGAGCAAACTTCAGCAGTATTACTAAAATTGGTGAAATACTTAACATATTAGGTGGAAATGTTCAAACAGACCTGGATATGGAAAAGATACAAACTTTATTCTCTAGCTACCGTAACACTGGCAGTAAGGTTACAACTTTAGAAATTAACGGTAGTGGTCAAACGATGAATGGCGTTTGGTATTATGTTGTACCAGATTCAGAATTTAACAGAATCCATGATGAAGTAACGGCACATATGGAAGCAAACTAA
- a CDS encoding penicillin-binding transpeptidase domain-containing protein, which translates to MKKMLVLFIFMSFVLVACSEDQVTPNERFEAYVTNWNELEIEKLYDFFSADTKEAFPAEQSVERQQKIYDDLQVSEIEVSYEALGKESLKTAMEEGKATLPFTVKMETFAGPISFDYEAVLVREGEEEKQNWFVQWDSGYIFPELKDGGEINFHTTTPVRGEILDRNQMPLALNDVVYEVGIVPEKLGDNPEANKEKIATALNISVDSIDTALSAGWVQPNLFVPIKKIYDKEMLSKLWQIDGISSQEVSGRVYPAGEAAAHLVGYIGQITAEELEKQEPGVYGANDVIGKRGLEQLYEKRLKGEPGIQVTISKENEDEVILVEKAVKNGENISVTIDINIQEKIYANYDGDSGTSAAINPKTGETLALVSSPSFDPNEILYGTTSNIWETLQNDPMNPLLNRFSATYAPGSVIKPVTASIGLQNGTIVPDEGIEIDGLTWSNGSGWGDYEVRRVSPSNGPVDLRDSLVRSDNIYYAMKAVEMGTNAFITGMEQFGFGEALPYEYPITASSISSTGTMEDEVQLANSSYGQGQLEVSSLHIATAYTTFLNGGNMIKPTLLSTEETGQVWQEGLITADQATVIQEALRAVVTESNGTAHKANDADFAIAGKTGTAELKLTSEQGGAENSWFVAYPSDSQEILIAMMIEETQEKGSSYIVEKMADLLMEIK; encoded by the coding sequence ATGAAAAAAATGCTCGTTTTATTTATTTTCATGTCATTCGTTTTAGTTGCATGTTCGGAAGACCAAGTAACACCTAATGAACGATTCGAAGCATATGTAACAAATTGGAATGAGCTTGAAATAGAAAAATTATATGACTTCTTCTCAGCTGATACAAAGGAGGCTTTTCCTGCTGAACAATCGGTGGAGCGTCAACAAAAGATTTACGATGATCTTCAAGTTTCAGAAATAGAAGTGTCCTATGAAGCACTGGGGAAAGAAAGTCTCAAGACAGCCATGGAGGAAGGGAAAGCTACTTTACCATTTACAGTTAAAATGGAAACCTTTGCGGGACCAATATCATTTGATTATGAGGCTGTCCTTGTTCGAGAGGGTGAAGAAGAAAAACAAAATTGGTTTGTTCAATGGGATTCAGGGTATATTTTTCCCGAGCTAAAAGATGGTGGAGAGATTAATTTTCACACGACGACACCTGTTCGCGGGGAAATCCTTGATCGAAATCAAATGCCACTAGCTTTAAATGATGTCGTTTACGAAGTTGGGATAGTCCCTGAAAAACTCGGGGATAACCCAGAGGCAAATAAGGAAAAAATCGCGACTGCATTAAACATCTCTGTCGATTCGATTGACACCGCTTTAAGTGCAGGATGGGTTCAACCAAATTTATTTGTGCCAATTAAAAAAATCTATGATAAAGAAATGTTAAGCAAATTATGGCAAATAGATGGAATTAGCAGCCAAGAGGTTTCTGGTCGTGTCTACCCCGCTGGGGAAGCTGCCGCACATTTAGTTGGTTATATTGGACAAATCACCGCAGAGGAACTGGAGAAACAAGAACCTGGCGTATACGGTGCAAATGATGTAATCGGCAAACGAGGATTAGAGCAATTATATGAAAAGCGCCTTAAAGGAGAACCAGGAATTCAAGTCACGATTTCTAAAGAAAATGAAGATGAAGTTATTCTAGTAGAGAAGGCTGTTAAGAATGGAGAGAATATTTCCGTCACTATCGATATTAACATTCAGGAAAAAATTTATGCAAACTATGATGGGGATTCTGGTACCTCTGCAGCGATTAATCCGAAAACGGGAGAAACATTAGCATTAGTAAGCAGTCCTTCTTTCGATCCGAATGAGATTCTATATGGCACAACTAGCAATATATGGGAAACATTACAAAATGACCCGATGAATCCTTTATTAAATCGTTTCTCTGCAACTTATGCGCCAGGGTCTGTTATTAAACCAGTAACTGCTAGCATCGGCTTGCAAAATGGCACGATTGTACCAGATGAAGGAATTGAAATTGATGGTTTAACATGGAGCAATGGTTCAGGATGGGGAGATTACGAGGTGCGAAGAGTTTCCCCTTCCAATGGACCAGTTGATTTACGTGACTCGCTTGTTCGTTCTGATAATATCTATTACGCGATGAAGGCAGTGGAAATGGGAACCAATGCATTTATCACTGGAATGGAGCAATTCGGATTCGGTGAAGCATTACCTTATGAATATCCAATTACCGCTTCATCCATATCCTCAACTGGAACGATGGAGGATGAGGTTCAGCTAGCGAATTCTAGCTATGGACAAGGGCAATTAGAAGTGAGTTCACTTCATATCGCTACTGCCTATACAACGTTTTTGAATGGCGGAAATATGATAAAACCAACCTTGCTTTCTACTGAAGAAACTGGGCAAGTATGGCAGGAAGGATTAATTACAGCTGATCAAGCGACAGTTATTCAAGAAGCATTACGAGCAGTAGTTACTGAATCTAATGGGACAGCACATAAAGCAAATGATGCGGACTTTGCGATTGCTGGGAAAACTGGAACAGCTGAGCTCAAGCTAACAAGTGAACAAGGCGGTGCGGAGAACAGCTGGTTCGTTGCCTATCCGTCTGATTCGCAAGAGATATTAATCGCGATGATGATTGAAGAAACGCAGGAAAAAGGCAGCAGTTATATCGTTGAAAAAATGGCTGATCTTTTAATGGAAATAAAGTGA
- a CDS encoding energy-coupling factor ABC transporter ATP-binding protein produces MMAEINVRGLHFGYHPDQEILKGINLHFKEKSTAIIGQNGAGKTTLVKLFKGLLKPVKGDVLINATNTKEITAAKLANQIGLVFQNPNDQIFKSNVIDEVKYGPLMIGFTEKEASIQADLALEAVGLKGLEQVNPYDLSLYERKMISIASILAMDMPIVIFDEPTMGQDYQGKERIKAIINRLRQEGKLVLSIIHDMDFAAEVFERIIVMKEGQILLDGESREVFAEVELLKEAYLEQPHVTRIGRELGAEQVFLNERELIDWLKIQHATLQ; encoded by the coding sequence ATGATGGCAGAAATTAATGTGCGTGGACTCCATTTTGGTTATCATCCAGACCAGGAAATATTAAAGGGGATTAATCTCCATTTTAAGGAGAAATCCACAGCGATAATTGGCCAAAATGGAGCTGGAAAGACAACTTTAGTAAAGTTATTTAAAGGATTATTAAAACCGGTAAAAGGTGATGTTTTAATAAATGCTACCAATACGAAGGAGATAACAGCAGCGAAACTAGCAAATCAAATTGGTCTAGTATTTCAAAATCCAAACGATCAGATATTTAAAAGCAATGTAATTGATGAAGTTAAATATGGTCCATTAATGATTGGCTTTACTGAGAAAGAGGCAAGTATTCAGGCAGATTTAGCACTAGAAGCGGTAGGTTTAAAAGGATTGGAACAAGTGAATCCCTATGATTTAAGTTTATACGAGCGAAAGATGATTAGTATTGCATCAATCCTTGCGATGGATATGCCAATTGTTATTTTTGATGAACCGACAATGGGTCAAGATTATCAAGGGAAAGAGAGAATAAAAGCGATAATCAATCGATTACGCCAAGAAGGAAAGTTAGTTCTATCGATTATCCATGACATGGACTTTGCTGCTGAGGTATTCGAACGGATTATTGTAATGAAAGAAGGGCAGATTCTATTGGATGGTGAGTCGAGAGAAGTATTTGCTGAAGTGGAATTATTAAAAGAAGCTTATTTAGAACAGCCACATGTGACACGAATTGGCAGAGAACTTGGAGCAGAACAGGTATTTTTAAATGAAAGGGAATTAATCGATTGGTTAAAAATACAACATGCTACACTTCAGTAA